A region of Cellulophaga sp. RHA19 DNA encodes the following proteins:
- a CDS encoding DUF4272 domain-containing protein, producing the protein MICTVYTHKIGVDKIVEVLKKSISNVSVNTTGNSSKVVAETKGGLFGKGSKLLINYRERLQPDYQIHATEDCPLNENLKGLYGYINSLPTNNENVKGLCLAKVQTLNAEFSIQQEGTIKNLKEIILELAQELDAVLFVQPDALISKSNGQHFLDKNLDLIIDGDGNCEIEELVVNIDSKYYDKPQTEATEDQKLRKEQNDAFIASKNIKVNKNLPFVESEDSVEIRSAKEIAERVTILAVTNFVAFNSMSGSDALEYISKYNLIDLVTPKELDFLQNPTEDKKSQETWKCECIWVLFWALDKTTEIGFPNALADLNNIPTEQYPVGKDKDPWNFINAQTSVKSTAEILNANDLYYRLDWACVDARINGLQIEEVHPGVVYERHYALNWLINYNNAQWDDVSCDT; encoded by the coding sequence ATGATATGTACCGTATACACACATAAAATTGGTGTAGATAAAATTGTAGAAGTACTAAAAAAAAGTATTTCTAATGTAAGTGTAAATACTACAGGAAACTCTAGTAAAGTAGTAGCAGAAACCAAAGGTGGTTTGTTTGGTAAAGGCAGTAAATTACTAATTAATTATAGAGAACGGTTACAGCCAGATTATCAAATTCATGCAACAGAAGATTGCCCTTTAAACGAGAACTTAAAAGGTTTGTATGGTTATATAAATTCTTTGCCTACCAATAATGAAAATGTAAAAGGCTTGTGTTTAGCCAAAGTACAAACATTAAACGCAGAGTTTTCTATTCAGCAAGAGGGTACCATTAAAAACTTAAAAGAAATAATATTAGAGTTAGCACAAGAATTAGATGCCGTACTTTTTGTACAGCCAGACGCTCTAATTTCAAAATCTAATGGTCAGCATTTTTTAGATAAAAATTTAGACTTAATTATAGATGGTGATGGTAATTGTGAAATAGAGGAATTAGTTGTAAATATAGACTCTAAGTATTATGACAAACCTCAAACAGAAGCTACAGAGGACCAAAAATTAAGAAAAGAACAAAATGATGCCTTTATAGCATCAAAAAATATAAAAGTAAATAAGAATTTACCATTTGTAGAGAGTGAAGATAGTGTAGAAATTCGTTCAGCAAAAGAAATAGCAGAGCGTGTAACTATACTAGCTGTTACTAATTTTGTTGCATTTAATTCTATGTCGGGTTCAGATGCATTAGAGTATATAAGTAAATATAATTTAATTGATTTAGTAACACCAAAAGAATTAGATTTTTTACAAAACCCTACCGAAGACAAAAAAAGTCAAGAAACTTGGAAATGCGAGTGTATTTGGGTGCTTTTTTGGGCATTAGACAAGACAACAGAAATAGGTTTTCCTAACGCATTGGCTGACTTAAATAATATACCAACAGAGCAATATCCCGTAGGTAAAGATAAAGATCCTTGGAATTTTATAAACGCACAAACTAGTGTAAAAAGTACAGCAGAAATATTAAATGCAAACGACTTATATTACCGTTTAGATTGGGCTTGTGTAGACGCAAGAATTAATGGTTTACAAATAGAAGAAGTACACCCAGGCGTAGTTTACGAGCGTCATTACGCATTAAACTGGCTTATAAATTACAACAATGCCCAGTGGGATGATGTTAGTTGCGACACTTAA
- a CDS encoding AAA family ATPase, with product MIHLIVGNTGSGKTTYANKLKNKTGGIVFSIDKWNNTLFLADKKPEDGLEWFLERINRAEELILNLVTQLQNTNVDAILDLGLSKLEHREKFRRFASVNDFKLTTHFLDIPKETRLKRVLQRNTEKGETFEFEVTKENFDFMETWFEKPSANEMKNGIVITA from the coding sequence ATGATACATTTAATTGTAGGAAACACTGGTTCTGGTAAAACAACCTACGCTAACAAATTAAAAAATAAAACTGGCGGAATTGTTTTTTCTATAGATAAATGGAATAACACATTGTTTCTTGCAGATAAAAAGCCAGAAGATGGTTTAGAGTGGTTTTTAGAACGAATAAATAGGGCAGAAGAGTTAATTTTAAACCTGGTAACACAGCTGCAAAACACTAATGTAGATGCTATTTTAGATTTAGGGTTATCTAAATTAGAACACAGAGAAAAGTTTAGAAGATTTGCAAGTGTAAATGATTTTAAACTAACAACTCATTTTTTAGATATACCCAAAGAAACCAGACTAAAAAGGGTATTACAAAGAAATACAGAAAAAGGTGAAACGTTTGAGTTTGAAGTTACAAAAGAGAATTTTGACTTTATGGAAACTTGGTTTGAAAAACCAAGCGCAAACGAAATGAAAAATGGAATTGTTATTACAGCGTAA
- a CDS encoding DUF3592 domain-containing protein: MASSIFVIIGLFLILGFLYILIRNGKIKRNGILTTAKVVSISLEKGSENEEGFSGVIKVPVYSFEYYKNGNLQSHRIKGRSNSKVEIGDVTPVYYNPKNPPKDYYLPKKDFFIKYVFLVIGFGFFAIGISKGFDFYSNYFYVFGIPNIDKEGFFIRLFFVFLGFILWSSITRIINNLIFKKKNKAVDLQHKNYKESI; encoded by the coding sequence GTGGCAAGTTCAATATTTGTAATAATAGGATTATTTTTAATTCTTGGTTTTCTTTACATTTTAATTAGAAATGGAAAGATAAAAAGAAACGGAATCCTAACTACAGCTAAAGTGGTATCTATATCTCTAGAAAAAGGTTCTGAAAATGAAGAAGGATTTTCTGGTGTTATAAAAGTACCTGTGTATAGTTTTGAGTATTATAAAAACGGAAACTTGCAAAGCCATAGAATTAAAGGAAGAAGTAACTCTAAAGTAGAAATAGGAGATGTAACTCCTGTTTATTATAATCCTAAAAACCCGCCAAAGGATTACTATTTGCCAAAGAAAGACTTTTTTATAAAGTATGTTTTTTTGGTAATAGGATTTGGTTTTTTTGCTATTGGTATCTCCAAAGGGTTTGATTTTTACAGCAATTATTTTTATGTGTTTGGCATTCCTAATATAGATAAAGAAGGCTTCTTTATTAGACTATTCTTTGTGTTTTTAGGGTTTATCTTATGGTCTTCTATTACAAGGATAATTAACAACCTTATTTTTAAAAAGAAAAATAAGGCCGTTGATTTACAGCATAAAAATTACAAGGAATCTATTTGA
- a CDS encoding tetratricopeptide repeat-containing sensor histidine kinase: MKYCFLNNSLIYSSLLFLVLSCTQPKNNLVEFNNTIKITDSLSQFKSEKSIQILDSLQTNFIGITPEQEALILFKKGEIYYVNNMYLEAITAQKKANSLFTAQKDIYNKTRSLITLSAANLRFKNLEKSQGYALEALTNATELKDKRLLAKANNLLFQLHFTLEDYPKALSYIQKADSLFTYQKDTTSVIAIKSNIAAIYLKEKNYNKALEAYQKALQLGQYTKSPQTLVKILNNIGFTYIETENYASAAKFLQAAIKVNKSITAKNGAPYKGLGYTYFLNNNFIIAEGYYKQSLEIYQQNKDTPQQIQILDKLITIAIRTNKPEDALAYQQKRDVLQIEQHNKETERLLNFSNVKYKTKEKEAELLFLKQIAAKNRLLYGSLFAALLLLLVLLGAYLYITKLKAANKASQLEQSLLRMQMNPHFIFNTLAAIQNITLEKDPIKSSNYIAKFAKLIRQNFDYVRKESISLEREINMISNYIETQQLRFDYAFNYVLNVAKDCDVHTLKVPPMLLQPFLENAIEYGLKEKKQGGILELSIYKEDAKLCFVITDNGLGRSHQSKTKKSKELHATDVFIERLKLRKKAEEKSFVIEDLFNKDNQPIGTKIAFKLSIT, encoded by the coding sequence ATGAAATATTGCTTTTTAAATAATAGTTTAATATACAGTAGTTTACTCTTTTTAGTGTTAAGTTGTACACAACCTAAAAACAACCTAGTAGAGTTTAATAACACTATAAAAATAACAGACAGTCTTTCGCAATTTAAGTCTGAAAAGTCAATACAAATATTAGATAGTTTACAAACTAATTTTATAGGAATTACACCTGAGCAAGAAGCTTTAATTCTGTTTAAAAAAGGCGAAATATACTATGTTAACAATATGTATTTAGAGGCTATAACTGCACAAAAAAAAGCAAATAGCTTATTTACAGCCCAAAAAGATATTTACAATAAAACAAGGAGTTTAATAACGCTAAGTGCAGCCAATTTACGTTTTAAAAATCTAGAGAAGTCTCAAGGATACGCTTTAGAAGCACTAACCAATGCTACAGAGTTAAAAGACAAAAGATTGCTGGCTAAAGCTAATAATTTATTGTTTCAGTTACATTTTACTTTAGAAGATTACCCTAAAGCTTTAAGCTACATACAAAAGGCAGATAGCCTTTTTACCTACCAAAAAGATACAACATCTGTTATTGCTATAAAAAGTAATATTGCAGCCATTTATTTAAAGGAAAAAAATTATAATAAAGCCTTAGAGGCATACCAAAAAGCACTGCAATTAGGACAATATACCAAGTCACCCCAAACCTTAGTTAAAATTTTAAATAACATAGGTTTTACGTATATAGAAACAGAAAATTATGCATCTGCAGCAAAGTTTTTACAAGCAGCTATAAAGGTAAATAAAAGCATTACGGCTAAAAACGGTGCGCCATATAAAGGCTTAGGGTATACTTACTTTTTAAATAACAATTTTATAATTGCAGAAGGCTATTACAAACAATCGTTAGAAATTTACCAACAGAATAAAGACACGCCACAACAAATACAAATTTTAGACAAGCTTATAACTATTGCCATACGTACTAATAAGCCAGAAGATGCACTTGCGTATCAACAAAAAAGAGATGTACTACAAATAGAGCAGCATAACAAAGAAACAGAACGTTTATTAAATTTTTCTAATGTAAAATATAAAACAAAAGAAAAAGAGGCTGAGTTACTATTTTTAAAGCAAATTGCTGCTAAAAACAGATTACTTTATGGTAGTTTGTTTGCTGCGTTATTGTTACTATTGGTTTTGTTAGGTGCCTATTTGTACATTACAAAACTAAAGGCAGCCAATAAGGCATCACAACTAGAGCAGAGCTTGCTTAGAATGCAAATGAATCCGCATTTTATATTTAATACACTTGCCGCAATACAAAATATTACTTTAGAGAAAGACCCTATAAAATCATCTAACTACATAGCTAAATTTGCTAAATTAATTCGTCAGAATTTTGACTATGTACGCAAAGAATCTATTAGTTTAGAACGAGAAATTAATATGATTTCTAACTACATAGAAACACAACAATTACGTTTTGATTATGCTTTTAATTACGTTTTAAATGTTGCTAAAGATTGTGATGTGCATACTTTAAAAGTACCACCAATGTTGTTACAACCGTTTTTAGAAAATGCTATAGAATATGGTTTAAAAGAAAAAAAGCAAGGCGGTATTTTAGAGTTATCAATTTATAAAGAAGATGCTAAATTGTGTTTTGTTATTACAGATAATGGTCTGGGAAGATCACATCAATCTAAAACAAAAAAAAGTAAAGAATTGCACGCTACAGATGTTTTTATAGAACGATTAAAATTGCGTAAAAAAGCAGAAGAAAAGAGCTTTGTAATTGAAGATTTATTTAACAAGGATAACCAACCTATAGGAACAAAAATAGCCTTTAAATTAAGTATTACATGA